The following proteins come from a genomic window of Aequorivita marisscotiae:
- the trpB gene encoding tryptophan synthase subunit beta, with protein MNYNVNEKGYYGEFGGAYIPEMLYPNVEELRQKYLKVMGEESFQKEFHQLLKDYVGRPTPLYFAKRLSEKYNTKIYLKREDLCHTGAHKVNNTIGQILMAKRLGKTRIIAETGAGQHGVATATVCALMGLECIVFMGEIDIKRQAPNVARMKMLGAKVVPATSGSKTLKDATNEAIRDWINNPVNTHYIIGSVVGPHPYPDMVARFQSVISEEIKTQLNEKESRENPDFVVACVGGGSNAAGAFYHYLNKPEVGIIAVEAAGKGIDSGESAATSALGKVGIIHGSKTLLMQTPDGQITEPYSISAGLDYPGVGPMHAHLFASGRGEFISITDNKAMEAGMELCKLEGIIPAIESSHALAIFETRKFKKDEVVVVNLSGRGDKDLDTYIKHFDL; from the coding sequence ATGAATTATAATGTAAACGAAAAAGGCTATTACGGGGAGTTTGGTGGAGCGTATATTCCCGAAATGCTGTATCCAAATGTGGAGGAATTACGACAAAAGTATTTAAAGGTAATGGGTGAGGAATCCTTTCAAAAAGAATTCCACCAATTGCTGAAAGACTACGTGGGGCGCCCTACACCGTTGTATTTTGCAAAGCGGCTTTCAGAAAAATACAACACAAAAATCTATTTAAAACGCGAAGATCTCTGCCACACGGGAGCGCACAAAGTAAACAACACTATTGGCCAGATTTTGATGGCAAAACGATTGGGCAAAACCCGGATTATTGCCGAAACCGGCGCCGGGCAGCACGGCGTTGCGACCGCAACAGTTTGTGCTTTAATGGGCTTGGAATGTATTGTTTTTATGGGTGAAATCGATATAAAACGTCAAGCGCCAAACGTGGCCCGTATGAAAATGCTGGGCGCAAAAGTTGTACCAGCCACAAGTGGAAGCAAAACTTTGAAAGACGCCACCAATGAAGCAATTCGAGATTGGATCAACAATCCGGTTAATACACATTATATTATAGGTAGTGTTGTTGGCCCGCACCCATATCCTGATATGGTAGCCCGTTTTCAAAGTGTGATTTCAGAGGAAATAAAAACTCAACTCAACGAAAAAGAAAGCCGTGAAAACCCAGATTTTGTAGTGGCTTGTGTGGGTGGTGGCAGTAATGCCGCAGGAGCATTTTATCATTATTTAAACAAACCTGAAGTAGGAATCATCGCTGTAGAAGCAGCCGGAAAAGGAATTGATAGTGGCGAAAGCGCGGCAACTTCAGCTTTGGGAAAAGTGGGGATTATCCACGGGAGCAAAACGCTTTTAATGCAAACACCGGACGGACAAATTACAGAGCCATACTCTATCTCGGCTGGTTTGGACTATCCCGGTGTAGGCCCCATGCACGCCCATCTTTTTGCTAGCGGCCGCGGCGAGTTTATTTCCATAACAGATAACAAAGCGATGGAGGCCGGAATGGAACTTTGCAAATTGGAAGGCATTATTCCCGCCATTGAAAGTAGTCATGCATTGGCAATTTTTGAAACCCGAAAATTTAAAAAAGACGAAGTGGTTGTCGTGAATTTAAGCGGCCGTGGCGATAAGGATTTGGATACTTACATTAAGCATTTTGATTTATAA
- the trpC gene encoding indole-3-glycerol phosphate synthase TrpC, with amino-acid sequence MNILNTITAYKRKEVSAKKEAIPTRLLEKFPLFAKETKSLAEALRNSTTGIIAEHKRRSPSKSVINDKVLLPEVVLGYENAGAKGVSVLTDSNFFGGSLDDLLVAEKTISIPILRKEFIIDPYQIYESKAYGADAILLIAACLSAEELKQFSHLAKSLKLDVLLEVHNLEELQKSMLPNVDMIGVNNRNLKNFKVSIDISKKLSKEIPNDFVKISESGISDVETIKELRTFGYEGFLIGENFMKTENPGETAKQFIEKLR; translated from the coding sequence ATGAACATTTTAAATACCATAACTGCTTATAAACGCAAGGAAGTTTCCGCAAAAAAAGAAGCTATTCCTACAAGATTATTGGAGAAATTTCCACTTTTCGCCAAAGAAACAAAATCATTAGCAGAGGCGTTACGCAATTCTACAACCGGAATTATTGCAGAGCACAAACGCCGCTCGCCCAGTAAATCTGTCATTAACGACAAGGTACTGTTGCCCGAAGTAGTTTTAGGTTATGAAAATGCTGGGGCTAAAGGAGTTTCAGTTTTAACCGATTCTAACTTTTTTGGTGGCTCATTAGATGATCTTTTGGTAGCCGAAAAAACGATTTCCATCCCAATACTACGGAAAGAATTCATCATTGACCCCTATCAAATTTACGAATCGAAAGCATACGGCGCAGATGCCATTTTATTAATTGCGGCGTGTCTTTCGGCAGAAGAATTAAAACAGTTTTCGCATTTGGCAAAAAGTTTAAAACTCGATGTATTATTAGAAGTCCATAATCTGGAGGAACTTCAAAAATCAATGTTGCCAAATGTAGATATGATTGGCGTTAACAATAGAAATTTAAAAAATTTTAAGGTAAGTATAGATATCAGCAAAAAGCTTTCCAAAGAAATTCCGAATGATTTTGTGAAAATTTCCGAAAGCGGAATTAGCGATGTGGAAACTATAAAAGAATTGAGAACCTTTGGTTACGAAGGGTTTTTAATTGGTGAAAATTTTATGAAGACGGAAAATCCCGGAGAAACCGCAAAACAATTTATTGAAAAACTGAGATGA
- a CDS encoding 30S ribosomal protein THX: MGKGDKKTKRGKINIGSHGKLRPKRKKFNVRPMPTEDAQKKET; encoded by the coding sequence ATGGGAAAAGGCGATAAAAAAACAAAACGCGGAAAGATTAATATAGGCTCGCATGGAAAATTGCGTCCAAAACGCAAAAAATTCAATGTTAGACCAATGCCTACAGAGGATGCGCAAAAAAAAGAAACTTAA
- a CDS encoding phosphoribosylanthranilate isomerase → MKHNIAEVAKLQPDYLGFIFYEKSPRYFDGEEIPQLPEGVKKVGVFVDATIDEILTTFEKYNLDVIQLHGNETKEFVLTLNMYLRLKFWDGYEVWKVFPVDDSFDFSDTRDFVKKVDAFLFDTKGHNHGGNGKTFNWEILKNYKYKTPFILSGGIGLEEIENLKKLLKTNLPIYAIDVNSKFEIEPGMKDVSTLKKFMDVLNHD, encoded by the coding sequence ATGAAACACAACATCGCCGAAGTTGCCAAACTTCAGCCAGATTATTTGGGTTTTATTTTTTATGAAAAGAGTCCGCGGTATTTTGATGGTGAAGAAATTCCACAGCTTCCCGAAGGCGTTAAAAAGGTTGGCGTTTTCGTGGATGCTACAATAGATGAAATTCTCACAACTTTTGAAAAATACAATTTGGATGTTATTCAACTTCATGGCAATGAAACAAAGGAATTTGTGCTAACCCTAAATATGTATTTGCGGTTAAAGTTTTGGGATGGATATGAAGTTTGGAAAGTCTTTCCCGTTGACGATTCTTTCGATTTTTCCGATACACGTGATTTTGTAAAAAAAGTAGATGCTTTTTTATTCGATACAAAAGGTCATAATCACGGTGGCAATGGAAAAACTTTTAATTGGGAGATTTTGAAAAATTACAAATATAAAACACCCTTCATTTTAAGTGGCGGCATAGGTTTGGAAGAAATTGAAAATTTAAAAAAACTATTAAAAACAAACCTGCCAATTTATGCGATTGACGTAAATAGCAAATTTGAAATCGAGCCAGGAATGAAGGACGTTTCAACTTTAAAGAAGTTCATGGACGTTTTAAACCACGACTGA
- the trpD gene encoding anthranilate phosphoribosyltransferase: MKQILDRLINHEQLSKEEARTVLVNISEGKYNQSQIAAFLTVYMMRNVSLEELEGFRDALLDLCLAVDFSEYNTIDLCGTGGDGKNTFNISTLASFVTAGAGIKVAKHGNYGVSSVSGSSNVMEALGIRFSNNRDFLKRSLDEAGICVLHAPLFHPAMKNVAPIRRELGVKTFFNMLGPMVNPAFPNNQLVGVFNLELARMYGYLYQKSEKKFAVLNATDGYDEISLTGPVKVISKNSENMLNAEEFGVKKIRESEIFGGETVKASAEIFLDILNGKGSEAQNNVVCANAGMAISVVEDCTVKEGFEKATESLQARKALQSFKKLQQLSER, encoded by the coding sequence ACCACGAGCAACTTTCAAAAGAAGAAGCGCGTACTGTGTTGGTAAACATTTCCGAAGGAAAATACAACCAAAGTCAAATTGCCGCATTTTTGACAGTATATATGATGCGAAACGTGAGTTTGGAAGAATTGGAAGGATTCCGCGATGCGTTATTAGACCTGTGTTTGGCGGTAGATTTTAGCGAATACAACACTATAGATTTGTGCGGCACGGGCGGCGATGGAAAGAATACTTTTAATATTTCAACTTTGGCATCGTTTGTTACGGCGGGCGCTGGAATAAAAGTCGCCAAGCATGGCAATTACGGAGTTTCTTCCGTAAGCGGCAGTAGCAATGTGATGGAAGCATTGGGAATAAGATTCAGTAATAATAGAGACTTTTTAAAACGAAGTTTGGACGAGGCCGGAATTTGTGTTTTGCACGCTCCCCTCTTTCACCCTGCAATGAAAAATGTAGCGCCAATTAGAAGGGAATTGGGTGTAAAAACCTTTTTCAATATGCTCGGACCAATGGTAAATCCTGCATTTCCAAACAATCAATTGGTGGGGGTTTTCAATTTGGAATTGGCGCGGATGTACGGGTATCTCTATCAAAAAAGTGAAAAAAAATTCGCAGTGCTGAACGCAACGGACGGTTATGATGAAATTTCACTTACGGGCCCCGTAAAGGTTATTTCGAAAAATTCAGAAAACATGTTGAATGCCGAGGAATTTGGCGTGAAAAAAATTCGCGAATCTGAAATATTCGGTGGTGAAACGGTAAAAGCTTCCGCCGAAATATTTTTGGATATTTTAAACGGAAAAGGCTCCGAAGCACAAAATAACGTGGTTTGCGCAAATGCTGGAATGGCCATTTCAGTAGTTGAAGATTGCACTGTTAAAGAAGGTTTTGAAAAAGCGACGGAATCTTTACAAGCTAGAAAAGCATTGCAATCATTTAAAAAATTACAACAACTATCGGAAAGATGA
- the trpA gene encoding tryptophan synthase subunit alpha, producing MNRIQQKLSENKKLLSIYFTAGYPKLDDTVEIIQELEKSSVDFIEIGLPFSDPLADGPTIQVSSQLALKNGMTTQVLFQQLKDIRKTVTIPLIIMGYFNPLLQFGVENFCKKCAEIGIDGLILPDLPLAEYQEHYAEIFKKHGLLNIFLITPQTSEARIKQIDAASEGFIYMVSSASVTGNSSGFGAAQENYFKRIELLQLKNPQIVGFGINNSETFQQATKYSRGAIIGSAFIKMLSEKGLEGISNFVGSIREV from the coding sequence ATGAACAGAATTCAACAAAAACTTTCAGAGAACAAAAAACTACTTTCTATTTACTTCACCGCAGGTTATCCAAAATTGGATGACACGGTTGAAATAATACAAGAATTGGAAAAATCCAGCGTAGATTTTATTGAAATCGGATTACCTTTCAGCGACCCTTTGGCCGACGGACCCACCATTCAAGTGAGTTCGCAGCTTGCATTAAAAAATGGAATGACCACCCAAGTGCTTTTTCAGCAACTGAAGGACATTCGCAAAACAGTTACAATTCCATTAATTATTATGGGGTATTTTAATCCCCTGCTTCAATTTGGCGTTGAAAATTTCTGTAAAAAATGTGCCGAAATCGGTATTGACGGCTTAATTCTGCCCGATTTACCTTTGGCAGAATATCAAGAACACTATGCCGAAATCTTCAAAAAACATGGGCTTTTGAACATATTTTTAATCACACCCCAAACTTCCGAAGCGCGTATTAAACAAATAGATGCCGCTTCCGAAGGTTTTATTTATATGGTGAGCAGCGCCAGCGTTACGGGCAATTCTTCCGGTTTTGGAGCTGCGCAGGAAAATTATTTTAAAAGAATTGAATTACTACAACTTAAAAATCCACAGATTGTAGGATTCGGAATAAACAATTCAGAAACGTTTCAGCAGGCTACAAAATATTCAAGAGGAGCAATTATTGGCAGTGCCTTTATAAAAATGCTGTCCGAAAAAGGATTGGAAGGCATCTCTAACTTTGTAGGTTCAATTAGAGAGGTTTAA